The DNA region tctctttatgttgcaatcaaatactcttctctttatatttcttcttcaattctttctcttcttttattttattagtattttaaattatcttttctattactctttacatattatattaatagcaatattaatcatctttattatattgagatagtaacaataaacatatacgattttctctctttatttttaatacttctttctatttttatatatatatacacattacaacatataatattatatatatatatatatatatatatatatatatataaattattattgaactaattattttaatactaaaattttctatttatacatctttattttatatatatcttttattttacaacatgAACCAAGCCCATGTCCGTTAGTTATACTTGATTGCTCACTATAAATGAAATATTTGAGACTCTGATTCGGTGGGTCACATCATGCCTTAATTTCAATGTGAAAGGGCAAAGGCTCATtggttttatttaaataattagatcTTTGGATATATCATTTTAATGCTCTGATAATTAATTAAGGCAACTATTCCCACAAAGATGCTAAAAACATCTTCTCATGATGATccttgtttaaaaagtgtaacttatttattttgcaacactttaaataaaagtaacacttttacttcaaataaaataAGCCCGATAATCTATCATCCAATGATCAAAATGATATATCTTCACATGATGACAATCATtaaatcttcattggagtagccaccattaattaatattaatgatGATAACACAAATATTCTCTCTTTTTCCCTCAAGTATATTAAACATATGCATGCATTCAAGTgtattattatatcaattatactttttatacactaaaattaactattaaaattatttataaatataaagtatatattaaaaataaattaaattatatatatatatatatatatatatatatatatatatatatatatatatatatatatatatatatatatatatatatatatataggggtgCTCTGGTACACATCAAACAAGCTTTGAAATTGTTGTCCCTTGATGCAACATTTAGGCCAATAATTCTCTTATAAATACCAATCATATACTAGACAAATAACACATCGCCTTTAATTTTTGCAATCAGAGAACAATATTAAAAATGAAGATATTATTATTAGTGTGGCTAATAATAAGTTTAATGGGTGTACTCCCTTGGTGTTTATCAGCTCAAAATTTTCCAATAGATTATCTTAAAGCTCACAACACAGCACGTGCAAAAGTTAGGGTTAAACCACTGAAATGGGACAAAAGACTAGAATTATATGCACACCTGCACTTGGGTAAGCAAATTAAGGATTGCATGCCGATTCGATCGAATGGTCCTTTCGGTGAGAACATGGCGAGTGGTGTTATAGCAACGGGAGAGCTTACTGGAGCACAAGCTGTGAGGTCATGGGTGGCACAGAAACAATACTATGACGAAAAATCTAACTCATGCATTGGGGGTACTTGTCATCACTATATACAGGTTGTTTGGGGTAACACTACTCATGTTGGTTGTGCTAGGCTCCAATGCAACAATGGAGCCTACATAGTTTCTTGTAACTATAGTCCTCCAGGAAATTTTCCTCGTGAACGACCATACTAATTAGGTGAATTctatttaatcttttttaaattaaaggaTAAATTATTCTTACTATATGTCttcttattattaaataaattaaaataaattgacttATATCATGactaattttaacttttaatctaacttaaattttgttaatttaattaattcatcatGATGTAACTTTattttacaaattataaaaattatttaaaaaagtttaattttttatttttttaaataatacatttattaattaatttcaatcacaaaatataaaaaatctaaaaaaatatcaaaaaataaagaataaataaaaaaattcaagaggcatacaaaatttaaaattttcaaaattttctctcttttgctttcataaagtttttgaaaaaaaataaaataaaattttaattttctaatgaTTTTTAACTAtagtatgattttttttaatcttacctAAATTTTATTAACCTAATCAACTAATTATGATATAACttttttacaaattataaaaataattagagaagttttattttatattttattatttttttttaatttaagaaatcAAGAAAGagcacattttaaaaaatttaaattgttgtgccttttgaattttttatttattctttgttttttgagattttttttattttacgattgaaattattaataaatatataatttgagaaaaaataaaaaatataaatttatttttttaattatttttataatttataaaaaaattacattataattaattaattaaattaataaaatttaaattagattaaaGTTAAAGTTAAtcctaataaataaattaattttatttcagtTAATAATAAGAAGATATGCCGTAAAGAATAACTTATCATAAGAATCGGATAATATTCACTTCCTAATTAATAAATAACAACATCTTATGGTGTATGGAGTAATATATATTGTGAGGCTTTAATTATTAATGCAAATATATTAGTTGGGTATAAGTTGCTGTGAGCCCGTGTTAGTGTTGTTCGTGGGAATTTTTTCATGTAATCTTTCTATGTGTTTAGTTGCACGTgtttatattagaaatataattattaatgttattattttatcaattaaaatttttgaaataaatacttTAGTGACATAAAAAAATGTTAGTTTGCAACTCAATAATGTGTTATCATGAATAGAATCTTTATATATAGTGTACAGAATGCTTCTGATACGATATAGTAGGAGGATCGGGAACCCGCGGGACGAGTCAGATGTTGGATTGTCCAGATGGAGAggaggggaggtacctgcaaagacactccgacgctcaagtcaggatgaatctaagaggtataaggtgcGAGGAATGAATGATTACCTGGAGGGATCTGGGTCCtcttatttataggtgatggtgaatatcttatctttatcttatctggCTAAGATAAGAAGGGGCGTTTAAATTcaaaagttggttaggagctctagaGAGCCGGTGTGGGGCTTTCTAGAGAGATGAAAATGGGTTGACCCGGTAAGCCGGGTTCGGGTTCGGACATGGGTCCGggatccgtgggccggatccgtaacagttgcccccgtaGCGATGGAGCGAATGACTTCGGTGTGTCGCTAAGAGTTCGAGGCGTTCCTCTACGTCTCTAGTGCTTGGTCGGGTGCTCGTTTGGTGATGAGACCGGCTCCTCGATTTTGTTTAGGTAAAGGATTTCGTTCTGACCGTATCTTTGGTCTTTGACGTGACCTTACCATGCCTATTGCGCCTGTTGCGTTTCTTCGAGGTGTAATTGATTAGTTTTACTTTTCCGAGGGGGCATTTATGGTGGGGGGTTTTCCCTCTTTTGCCCCCATGAGTTTATTCATTGTGCCCAGGGTTATTTGTGTCTTTTTGCTTTTTGAAACCGTTTTGGTTTTTATTCCCTCGTCCGTTTCTTTTCAAAAAGGGAACTCTTCATTTTCTAAAAAACTCCTTGGTGATTTTTCGCTTCCTGGTGTTGCTCTGCTTTGCCTCATTTCCTGTTTTGCTTCGAGTTTTTTCTTCTGAATTTACCAGGTTGGTGTATTCTGTTTTTGCTCTTTCTTTCGTACGCTTGTCTGTGTGTGCTTTTTTCTGTTCTTGCCATGCTTTGTTTTATCtgcttttttgttttgttgtgtaAAGTATTTCTGTCGAGTTTGGGGAAGGGGCTGAGCACCGCCGTTTCCTACTTTGACTGTAGTGGTGTTTAGgtttttgttttttaatgttGTGTGGAGTTGGTAGGCTGATGGTGGTGCTCCTCCCTTTTTAGGTATGCAGCGTCGGCGAAATGAGAGTGTGGGTGCCCCGGTAGCGCCTTCCAGGGGCGTCCCCAATCGCTACGGTTGGGTGACCAGTGATGTATGGGGCGTTccgtcgcggatgacggaggATGATCTCCAACGGCTCCGCGATCAGGGGGCGATTTGTGGCGGTGGTGAAGAGGAGGGGCGATACGAGCTCGTCCTTCCTGATGCCGACGAGCGTGTTTGCTACTTGAACCTCCGTTCACCCACCGTGCCGGACTGGATGTGGGTTTATGAGTCCATGTTTACTCGGCTCGGTGTGCGGTTCCCGTTCTCGCCTTTTGTTCAGGGTTTGCTTAGCCGGTGTTCCGTGGCACcgtctcagcttcatccgaacagctgggcggcTGTTCGGTGTTTTGAGTTGGTGTGCCAGTACCTCGAGCTCCCGGCTTCAGTTCCcgttttcctctttcttttcttgtgcaCTCTTCCAACCAAGGAGgggaagcacaagaaaggatATATGTCTTTTCGTGCTCAGCCCCATCGCCGGATCTTCGGGTTGTTTGAAGATTCGTTTCATGGGTTTAAATGGGAGTACTTTAAGGTGCGCCCAGTTCGGGGGCACCACCCGTTTTGGCTTACTTTGGAGGGCGAGCGCCGGTTTCCGACCTATTGGAATTTTGGTGCCGGGCCGTCGGTTTTAACTAAGATCTCCTATGATGATTTGTCTCGGGAGGATAAGGATATTGCCAAAGTTTTGTGGCATTTGTTTGGTGAACGCCCGTTAAATCCTCGAGACGTTATGGGGGATCCTGAGGCGTGTCGGACATATATTGGTGTGTTTcgcttccctttttttttttaatagctcttttcttgtttcttctttttagttgagatggctggtgggCTGACTACATTGGCGAGGTTGAAGGCAGCGTTGGCTCGGGAGGAGGGGTCGTCGTCTCCTTCTCCGGCTCCGACTCCGGCCGCAGATTCTCAGGCTGTTCCTCAGGAGGTGGTTTCCTCGGGGGTGCACACTGGCGTTGAAGCACCTCCCGGATCGCCGGAAGTCGTTGTGCTGGCGGCTACCGAGGCTTCTCGGAAGAGGAGTAGGGCGGAGGAGCCGGGTAGTGAAACTTTTGAAGAGGAGGGCTTGGTCCCTAGTGTGATGGACCGGCGTTTTGATGCTACGGGTTTTATTGATCAGCACTTAATGCCTGGAACGGAGTCATTTTTTGATGGTTGTGACGTCTCGTTTCAGGCTGAGTCGGTTTATCGTGCTCTTCTTCGTTCTGCCGCGGTTGTTCGGAAGGCCGAGCCTGTGATGGCCCAAGTGGGTTTGTTGGAAAAGAAACTTCGGCAGGCCCAAACCGATGTGAGCAAGTTGAAGGAAGAGCTTGAGACTGCAAAGACTGCAAAGGAGAAGGCGGAGAAGTCATCGGAGGATGCCGGGGCGGAGATCCTCCGTCTTGCCGGTGTTGAGACTTCGCTTCTTTCTCAACTGGCTGAAGAGCGGAAACGTTCTTCAGATGCGAGTTCTCAAGCTGCCTTGCTTCTTGCCGAGTCGGAAACTCTGAAGGCTGAGGTCGAAGCCctgaagaaggagaaagcggcTTTGTTGGCTGATGCTGGGGATGCCGTTGCTGCTACCGAGGAGACGATGAAGGCGCAATTTTTGGTGTTGGCTCCCGGTGTGGATGTGTCTGTGACGGGAGCATTCAAGACCGTCCGTGATGGGCGGATTGTTGACATTTGAATAGTTTCTTTTGTATTTAGTTTTAaacttttgtttgtttctgaATGTTTGGATTGGCCGAGGGCCGTGACATTTTGGGGATCGTTTAATGGTATTTTCGGCTTGTCCGGGCCTTTTGTATGATCCGTTTGTGGTTTTAATTTGGCCGTTCGGGCCTTTCTGCAATTTTGTTTTATCGTGACCATTCGTTTGGTCGTTTTTTCGGATATCCGTGCGTTCGGTCCGGAGGGTGATCAGTCCTCCAGCGATGGCCGTGTCTTCGTTCCGTGCTTTTTGAGGAACAGTAGTGGCTTGTAATGGGGATGAGGTGAAAATAACTtgtaaaaaaagtttatttaaatggttgggcctcgttaaaGCCCTTCGTGAGGGAAAGAGTACCCGAGTttcttaaaagataaaataaaagagaaaacggAAAATAAAAGGAGAACGGAAAAACAAATGGTTCCTTAAAGAACAGGGGGAGACTTATTTAAGTGTAGTATCTTCGTAGGTTGGCGGCGTTCCAAGTTCTCGGCATTTCGCTGCCGTCTAGTCGTTCGAGTTTATATGCTCCTTTTCCGATTACAGCCTTGACtctgtatggtccttcccagttgggggcgagctttccttctcccggggTCGGAATGCCGATATCGTTTCGTCTTAAAACGAGGTCGTTGTCCGAGAATTCTCGTCGGATGACGCCGTGATTGTACCTTAAGCTGATTCTTTGTTTGAGTGCTAATTCTTTGACGTGGGCTATGCTTCTTTCTTCGTCCACGAGGTCCCGTTCTGCCTCTTCGTCGTTACCTCCAACCGTTTTTCTGGGGCTGGGGTCCCCGATTTCTACTGGGATGACTGCTTCTATGCCGTATGTTAATCGGAAGGGCGTTTCTCCCGTGCTTGTTTGTGGTGTCGTTCGGTATGACCACAGGACTGATCCCAACTCGTCTGCCCATAATCCCTTGGCTTCGTCAAGTCGTTTCTTAAGACCTTTAACGATGATCTTGTTGGCGGATTCCACCTGTCCGTTCGTTTGGGGATGTTCCACCGAGCTGAACCGATGAGATATATGCAatccttctaagagttctctaaATCTTTTGTCTGTGAATTGGGTTCCGTTGTCGGAGATGATGACCTCGGGGATTCCGAACCGGGTAATGATCTGTCGCCAGACGAATTTCCGGCATTGGGTTGCCGTGATGGAGGCCAGGGGTTCGGCTtcaatccatttggtgtagtagtctatgGCGACGATAAGATATCTGAGCTGGCCAGGTGCCGTGGGGAAGGGACCGACGAGGTCGATTCCCCAGCTGCCGAATGGCCGTTCAGCCGATATAACGCTGAGTTGGTGTGGGGCGGCTTGGTGAATATTGGCATGCTTTTGGCATTTGTCGCAGCTTTTTGTTAGTTGGATGGAATCTCGAATGATCGTGGGCCAGAAATAGCCGGCCCTGATGATTTTTTGGGCTAGCGTTTTTCCTCCGATGTGGTGCCCGCAGCAGCCTTCGTGGATCTCGCGGAGTATGTATTCCGTGTCCCCGGGTTCGACACATTTAAGTAGGGGCTGCGAGAATCCGCGTTTGTATAGTTGTCCCGCGATGATGGTGTAGTTGGCGGCTTCTCTTTTTATTCGCCTCTCCTCTTTAGGATCTGGTGGTAGGATTCCGTCGCGGAGATATTGCCAGATCGGGTATGTCCAAGACTCCTGATTTGATGATGTTAGGTGCGCGTTGATTTCTGTTGATACGGAAGGCGACTTAACGACCTCCTGGATTAGCGATCTGTTGCCGTGTCCTGACTTCGTGCTGGCTAGTTTGGAAAGTAGGTCCGCCCTGGCGTTTCGTTCCCTGGGGACGTGTCGTATGGAGACGTTTTCGAATCCTTCTTTTGATTTATGAACTTTATTGAGGTATTGTTGGAGCAGGGGGTCTCGGGTTTGGTAGCTCCCGTTGATTTGGGAGCACACCACCTGGGAATCGGTGTTAACTTCGAGTACCTTGGCGCCGACTTCCCGGGCTAGGTTTAGGCCTGCCAAGAGGGCCTCGTATTCCGCTTGGTTATTGGATACTGGAAAGTCGTATCTTATCGATTGTTCGATTGTGATCCCGTTTTGGTTTTCAAGTATGATTCCGGCGCCTCCGTGGGTGGAGTTTGATGAGCCATCGACGTGCAGTTTCCACGGTTCGGGTATTGATTTGGTCGGAGTCATTTCAGCGATGAAGTCGGTCAATGCTTGTGCTTTGATGGCATTACGGGGTTCGAACCTGATTTGGAATTGGGATAACTcgatggaccatgctagcattcttCCTGCTAGGTCGGGTTTTTGTAATACCTGTTTGACCGTTTGGTCGGTTCGGACCGTTATTGGGTGGGCCTGGAAGTATTGTCGTAGTCGTCGGGATGCCGAGAGGAGTGCGAAAGCCAGTTTTTCTAATCGCGAATAGCGGGCTTCTGTGTCTTGTaggactttgcttatgaagtatatgggtttttgttcttttttctcgTTTTCCCGGACGAGTGCTGCTGCGATTGTTTCCTCCGTTATGGAGAGGTACAGGTATAGTGTTTCCCCGGTTTGGGGCTTGGCGAGGATTGGAGGTTCCGTTAGGACCCTTTTGAAGTGTTGGAAAGCTTCTTCGCATTCTTTCTCCCATTTGAAGGGGGTTCCTTTTTTCATAAGTTTGAAAAAAGGGGTTGCCTTTTGGGCCGATGCTCCGAGGAAACGGGATAGTGCGGTTAGTCGGCCGGTGAGTTTTTAGATTTCTTTGAGGTTTTTGGGACTTGTCATCTCGAGGACGGCACGGCATTTTTCCGGGTTTGCCTCAACTCCGCGTTGTGTGAtcatgaagccgaggaatttTCCTGCTTCCATTCCAAAGGCACACTTTGtcgggttgagtcgcatttggTGTTCTCGCAGGGTGTTCATTATAACCCTGAGGTCGTCGATTAGCTGCTCGCCGGATTCCGTCTTGGCGAGCATATCGTCTATGTAGACTTCAATTTTGTTTCCGTTTAGGCCTCGAAATATTTTGTTAACGAGTCGCTGGTAGGTGGCTCCGGCGTTTTTCAAGCCGAAGGGCATTACTTTATAGCAGTAGGTTCCATCTGGGGTGATAAACGCTGTCTTTTcttcgtctggtcggtgcatcgggatctggttatagccggagtatgcgtccatgaagctgaggtatcggTGGCCGGATGCTGCGTCTACTAGTCCGTCAATGTTTGGTAAGGGGAAGGCGTCCTTtggacatgctttgttgagatccgtgtaatcaacgcacattcgccatttcccgttAGATTTTTTTACTAGTACGACGTTGGCCAGCCAGGTCGTGTAAGGGAGTTCTCGGATGAAGTTGGCTTCAAGTAGGGCTTTCACTTGTCTTTGGACCTCGGCGGCTCGGTCTGGTGACATTTTCCGTCTTCTTTGCGCTATAGGTTTGGCTAGGGGGTCTACTGCCAGATGGTGAGACATTAGGTCGGGGCTTATTCCCGGCATATCGGCTGGGGTGAATGCGAACAGGtctttgttttgttttaaaaGTTGGGAGAGTTCTTCTTTGAGGTCGTATGGGAGGTTTCTGTTGATGAAAGTATACTCTTCTTTGGTTGGCCCTATCTGTAGTTTTTCCATGTCTCCTTCTGGTTCCGGTCTAGGTTGGCCGTCTAGTCGTGCGTCTAGGTCGGCAAGGAATATTCCCGCTGCGTCCCGGGATTTTTTCCTTAGGGCTAAGCTATTGTTGTCGCATTCGGCGGCGACTTCCCGGTCTCCGTGAATGGTTCCGATGGTGCCGTCGTCGGCCCTGAATTTCATGAGGAGGTATTTGGTGAAGATGACTGCCGAGAAgtcgttgattgtttttcttccgaAAATGACGTTATAGGctgtggagtcttttaggacGACGAATTCGGATAGGATCGTCTTTCTCTGATTGCTTGTTCCTATGGTGATGGGGAGAGTAACCGAGCCGTCTGGTTTGAGGAAGTTATCTCCGAGACCCGTGACGCCGTGGCGATGCGTTTGGAGGTTGTCGTTGCGGagcccgagtttgtcgaaggctcctcGGAAGAGGATGTTGGAGTCGGCACCCGTGTCCACGAGTATTCGTCTTACTAGTCCTGTTCTGATTCGGGCTGATATGACGAAGGGGGCATCTTCGGCCGAGGTGCCGTGTTGGCAGTCCTCGGGTAAGAAGGTTATCGTGCTGTCGGTAATGGTGACTGGGTCGTGGTTTTTGACGGCCATTACCTTGAGGTCTTTTTTCATTGTTAGTTTTGACTTATTTGGCACGTCCTTGCCCGT from Arachis hypogaea cultivar Tifrunner chromosome 10, arahy.Tifrunner.gnm2.J5K5, whole genome shotgun sequence includes:
- the LOC140175543 gene encoding pathogenesis-related protein 1A-like, which translates into the protein MGVLPWCLSAQNFPIDYLKAHNTARAKVRVKPLKWDKRLELYAHLHLGKQIKDCMPIRSNGPFGENMASGVIATGELTGAQAVRSWVAQKQYYDEKSNSCIGGTCHHYIQVVWGNTTHVGCARLQCNNGAYIVSCNYSPPGNFPRERPY